A single region of the Terriglobia bacterium genome encodes:
- a CDS encoding prolyl oligopeptidase family serine peptidase translates to MNRSCLKSYFWKSFLVFTCVLAALCSAQVATLSAPPKSVAEDTKDTIHSVVVSDPYQWLEDSSSPETRSWIKHEQAYTASLLDHRSDLPGLRKDVLQLSNIEQPQRVIYRAGRYFVLKKDPGHQIPALYVQDAKTGKEELLIDPSTWSADHSDTIDLLNVSKDGKLVAYAVRRGGRDQVSIHFFQMDSRKDLPDVLPEARYIYWSLPMMPDESAFFYIKMDGGPRLYEHKFGGPAGSDQLIFGSNLGPEMIMLANVSEDGATLLISVLHGASGPIDLYVKDLKNASPTKPVVSGINAQFMAQAEAGHLYIQTNWKAPFGRVMVADLQQPEVEHWRTLIPEGKDAIETIDAVDGKLLVNYMKDAHSELRIFDMNGKQTGAIALPGLGSANTIDGEWDSPIVCFLYSSFQTPATAFSYSFKSGQKTVISAAKVPSALADIQVEQVWYSSKDGTRVPMFIAHKKGLIKNGMTPVLLHGYGGFDWAQMPTFSPEEAVWLERGGIYAEANIRGGGEFGEEWHKAGSGAHKQNTFDDFIAAAQWLVDNSYTKPSRLAIQGMSNGGLLVTACLTQRPDLFGAVIGRYPLIDMVRYERFSIARWWTPEYGSVSDPAQFKTLYSYSPYHHVKKGTKYPAVLLVTGDGDTRVDPSHARKMTAMLQNNTASGKPVLLLYDSKSGHSGTLPTAKEVEQTSLELAFLFWQLGVTSQ, encoded by the coding sequence TTGAACCGCTCATGCCTGAAATCGTATTTCTGGAAATCATTTTTGGTTTTCACATGCGTGTTGGCGGCGCTGTGTTCGGCCCAGGTCGCGACGCTATCCGCTCCGCCCAAGTCGGTCGCAGAAGACACCAAGGACACTATTCATAGCGTTGTCGTCTCCGATCCCTACCAGTGGCTCGAGGACTCGTCGAGTCCGGAGACGCGCTCATGGATCAAGCACGAACAGGCGTACACGGCCTCACTGTTGGACCATCGCTCTGACCTTCCCGGCCTTCGCAAGGATGTTCTTCAGCTCTCCAACATCGAACAACCACAACGTGTTATCTACCGCGCCGGCCGATATTTCGTTTTGAAGAAGGATCCCGGCCATCAAATCCCGGCTCTCTACGTGCAGGACGCCAAGACGGGAAAAGAAGAATTGTTGATTGATCCCAGCACTTGGAGCGCAGATCATTCCGACACGATCGATCTGCTGAACGTCTCTAAAGATGGGAAACTGGTCGCATACGCCGTCCGGCGCGGTGGCCGTGACCAGGTCAGCATCCATTTCTTCCAAATGGACTCTCGCAAAGACCTGCCTGATGTCCTTCCCGAGGCACGTTATATCTATTGGAGCCTGCCGATGATGCCGGACGAGTCTGCATTCTTCTACATCAAGATGGATGGCGGGCCACGCCTGTATGAACACAAGTTTGGTGGACCAGCGGGATCTGACCAATTGATCTTTGGCTCCAATCTCGGTCCAGAGATGATCATGCTCGCGAACGTCTCGGAAGATGGCGCCACGCTACTCATCAGCGTGCTTCACGGTGCCTCGGGTCCAATCGACCTCTATGTGAAGGATCTGAAAAACGCCTCCCCCACAAAGCCGGTAGTCAGCGGTATAAATGCGCAGTTCATGGCTCAAGCGGAAGCGGGACATTTGTATATCCAGACCAACTGGAAAGCGCCTTTCGGGAGAGTCATGGTAGCCGACCTCCAACAACCGGAGGTCGAGCATTGGCGCACCCTTATTCCGGAGGGCAAGGATGCGATTGAGACAATCGACGCGGTTGATGGCAAACTGCTCGTGAATTACATGAAAGACGCGCACTCGGAGCTGCGCATCTTTGACATGAATGGAAAACAGACCGGGGCGATTGCTCTTCCGGGATTGGGTTCGGCGAACACAATCGATGGTGAGTGGGATTCGCCGATCGTCTGCTTCCTTTACTCTTCTTTCCAAACGCCTGCGACAGCATTTTCGTATTCCTTCAAGAGCGGACAGAAGACCGTTATCTCCGCCGCGAAGGTTCCATCGGCTCTTGCCGACATTCAGGTGGAACAGGTCTGGTATTCCTCCAAGGACGGCACTCGCGTCCCAATGTTCATCGCTCACAAAAAAGGTCTTATCAAGAACGGAATGACTCCGGTTCTCTTGCACGGATACGGCGGTTTCGATTGGGCGCAAATGCCAACATTCTCTCCGGAAGAGGCCGTCTGGCTGGAACGAGGGGGAATTTACGCCGAGGCCAATATCCGCGGCGGCGGCGAATTCGGCGAGGAGTGGCACAAGGCCGGATCGGGCGCGCACAAGCAGAACACTTTTGACGACTTCATCGCGGCGGCTCAGTGGCTGGTCGATAACAGCTACACGAAGCCAAGTCGATTGGCGATCCAGGGCATGAGCAATGGCGGCCTGTTGGTGACCGCTTGCCTGACTCAGCGACCTGACTTGTTCGGTGCCGTGATCGGACGCTATCCGCTCATCGACATGGTCCGTTATGAGCGCTTTTCCATCGCGCGCTGGTGGACGCCCGAATACGGCTCAGTGAGCGACCCCGCGCAGTTCAAGACGCTCTATTCTTATTCTCCCTACCACCACGTCAAGAAGGGAACGAAATATCCTGCCGTTTTGCTGGTGACGGGAGACGGTGATACGCGTGTCGATCCGTCGCACGCCAGGAAGATGACGGCCATGCTGCAGAACAACACAGCATCCGGGAAGCCCGTCCTGCTGCTTTACGACTCAAAATCCGGGCACTCGGGAACGCTGCCGACGGCTAAGGAAGTCGAGCAGACGAGTCTCGAACTGGCGTTTCTATTCTGGCAATTGGGAGTCACTTCGCAATAG